GGGCACCCTGACGCCTTCCTGCCAGCCCACACCCCCAAAGCATGTGGAATGTAGGtttgaaaggaagagagagtCCTGCCTGTTACCACTGTCCTCTCTGTTTGGGACAGTGACTTCCTCAGATTTGTCCCTTTCCACAGagtattaataagcagagacatcactttgctgacaaaactctgtatagtcaaagctatggtttttcctgtagtcatgtatgaatgttagagttggactgagtgctgaagaattgatgctttcaaattgtgatgttggagaagactcttgagagtcccttggactgcaaggagatcaaaccagtcaatcctcaaggaaatcagtcctgaatattcattggaaggaccgatgctgaagctgaagctctaaaactttggccacctgatgtgaagagctgactcattggaaaagaccctgatgctgggaaatattgaaatatttggaATAATATGGGAAtaatgaaggcaggaagagaagggggcgacaggacgagatggttggacggcatcactgactcaatgggcgtgagtttgagcaaactctaggagatcgtgaaggacagagaagcttggcgtgctgcaggccaagaggttgcaaagagttggacgtgacttagcaactgaacaacaacgtggCTTGGCTGCTGGATGGGTGAGATTTGAAGAGTTAAAAACAAAGTGGGTTTTCTCTCTCGAGTGTTTGCTGTGCTTGAGGTCCTGCTTCCTGAGATGAGCATGTGGAAGGGGGACAGTCATTACTTTTCAGTGGAGACTCCTGGCCGACAGGACATCAGAGGGGGCTGAGGTCATCAGCAGTGGCGGGTTGTGCTGACAGCAGGTGCCCCCAGTATCATGTGATGAGGAGGCTGCTGCAGTTCTGTGTTTCCTCCCAAGAATCCATTAGCCCAGTCTAACCTTGCGAGAAGCACCAGACAAAGCCCAGTAGAGGACCATCCTACAAACTACCTGACCCATCCCGCTCAAAACTTTCAAGGTCGTCCAGAGAAAGCGAGTCCAAGCGTCCATCACACTCTAGAGGAGCTTGAGGAAACATGATGACTAATGTCACGTGGGGGCCTGAGTGCGATCCTGAAAGAGAAAACTGGTGAAACCCCAATACAGCGTGGAACTTGGTTCTTGGTCACGGGCCCGTGTGTTCTCTTAGTTTTGACGGATTCATGTTGGTGATGTAGGGTGTTCTCATAGAGGACTCTGGAGGACTACACAGGGGTTCTTTGTGCCCTTGTGCAattttctgtgaatctaaaactgctctaaaagctaccatttgtgaccccatggacagtagcctgcaccaagctcctccgtccttgggattttcaaagcaagagtactggagtgggttgccatttccttctccagggaatcttcccaacccagggattgaacccaggtctctcgcattgtagacagacaatttaccatctgagccacgagggaagtccaaaagctaccatatgaccctgcaattccattcctgggtgtaTACCAGaggaaaacatgatccaaaaggatacacgcacgccagtgttcattgcagcactgtttacgatggccaagacatggaagcaacctaactgtccatcgacagaggaatggataaagacgatgtggtccatatacacaatggaatgttactcagccattcaaaagcatgaaataatgccacttgcagctacatggatggacctggagagtctcatagtgagtgaagtaagtcagacagagaaggagaaatacatgACTTCCCctttatgtggaatctgaaatgatacaaatgaacttgtttaaaaattagaaacagagtcagagacttggagaaggaacttATGGTTCAGGGAAGGGGATGGACAGCAGGGTGGGGGGAACGGGTaattagggaatttgggatggacatgtgctgctgctgctgctaagtcgcttcagtcgtgtccgactctgtgcgaccccatagacggcagcccaccagactccgccatccctgggattctccaggaaagaacactggagtgggttgccatttccttctccaatgcaggaaagtgaaaagtgaaagtgaagttgctcagtcatgtccgactctttgcgaccccatggactgctatatttaaaatgtgtaatcaacaaggacctactagaACAGGAAACTCTGCTGTGTGTTATGttgcagcctggatggaaggggagttttggggagaatggatacatgtatatgtatggctaagtccatctgctgttcacctgaagctatcacaatgttgttaattggctattttccaatacaaaataaaggttttttaaaatttataaaagataaaactgctctaaaaagctTATTTAAACAAACAAGCCAATAAGTGGCGTGGGATGGAGAGGCATCTGCACGCAGGGTCAGGCTGAAAGTGGGGCAGGTAGACTGAACAGGGGTCCCAGGTGAAGAGATGCTCGAGTCTGCAGGGGATTGGGAGTGTCCACTTAGGAACACGGACTCCCCCAGAGCCAACTCTGTGCTGGAGGAAGCCCATCTGTGTCTGTCGCACATGCATCTTCGGAGTCATTTCAGGTTGTACCCTGTCAATTATTGATCACAGACACACAGTTCTTCTTAGAAGGTGTGGAGTCCTCCATGCCACTGCTCCAACCGTGTCGaataaggattgaacccagggcctgTGAAGCAGAAGCAGCAAGCCCACGCTCAGGCCAACCTCAAACAGAATTATTCCTACCATGACTTGTCCCTCAAGCCAGCTGATGACAAGCGCAAGAGCAGACATGGAAGGTGGGGGTCTCCCTCAGTCATCTGGTGCTGAGATTGCACACGGGGTGCTGGTCACTGCCTGTGGCAGGGCTGGGACAGGCTGGCCACCTACCTGACACCTCTCGGGTCCTGTCGCATCCTGGAGATTGTGGTATGGCCTCTGAGCTGTGCAGACTCAGGGCTCCTGCATGACCTTGTGGTCCAGCTCCGGTGTTCAAGCAAGTGGAAGCCAGCTGCTTGCAGGAGGCACCCTTGCAGACTCCTCGCTCGAGAAAAGTGCGCCCTTAAATGGGAGAGACGTCTTTGTCACCCTTAATTGACAGTGATTTTCTTCAGTGAAGAAAATACACAGAAGGTATCAAATTGAATCTCAATTTGCTGAATCTTATTAAACCATTCTTCGGGAAAAaagatttcaataaaaatttaaaagggagagaagcaaaaagcttGCAAACTAGAAAGTAAAGTGAGATGGAGCCGTAGTTCCCAATTTTGGAGCAGTCAGGTGGGGGTGGCTGGGACAACGTTTGTTCTTCATTTGAAAGTCTAGGCTGGGATGCTGCCACGGGGGAGCTGTCTGTCATGGAGTATAGATGGGCAGCCGACATTCAGGCAAGGATCATGAGGACGAACCTGAAGTCTCAGCCACAAGTTTATTGCCAAGGCCGCCTCTGACCCCAgcatcctttctttcctcctgcctGCCATGACAGGGAGCAGGGCTAGGCCTCAGTGCAGTGCACCCCAGGCCTGTCTACACTGCCCTGGCACACATCAGCTCTTCAGATCCAGTCTACACACCCTAAAATCCATTCCTTTAAAGTGCAGATGTCAGtagttttaatatattcacaagttTGTACAACTGTTGCCACGATAATTCTGGAACATTCTTATCACCCCCTAAAAGAAATCCTGTAATCATTAGAGTTTAGATAGTAACTCCcaacctccctgcccccagctcctggcaaccaccagtctactttctgtccctGTGGATTGATTGATTCTGGgcatttcatgtaaatagaatcgTGCAACATGCAGCCTTTTGTAACTGACTTCTTTGTGAtgtcttcaaggtccatccatgtggtaaCGTGtatcaggacttatttcctttaaaaaaaattcattggagTGTGGTGACTGTACAATgatcttcccaggtagctcagctggtaaatattgtgttattttctacttgctgctgctaagtcgcttcagtcatgtccgactctgtgtgaccccatggactgcagcctaccaggcttctctgtccatgggattctccaggcagcaaatCAGCAGTGTgtttacatatgtcccctcttttttggattccctTCCCTTAggtcaccatgctgctgctgctgctaagtcgcttcagttgtgtccgactctgtgcgaacccatagacagcagctcaccaggctcctccgtccctgggattctccaggaaagaacactggagtgggttgccatttccttctccaatgcatgaaagtgaaaagtgaaagtgaagtcgctcagtcgtgtctgactcttcgagtactgaatagagttccttgtgctatacagtcagttctccttagttatctgttttattcacagaatcaatagtgtatatatgtcagtcccaaatctcccaattcatcccacccccataCTTCTTTCCATTTTATGGACAATTAATGTTCCACTGTAGGGCTGGGCCACTTTCTCATCAATTGATGGACACTGAGGCTGTCTGTCTCCCCTTTCCTCTGTTAGAAATAATACTACTGTGAACATTCAGGTACACATTTTTGCTCCCAagagtgaaatttctgggtccACTGGTAACTCTCAGTCTTTGAGGAACTTCCAAACTGtctaatggctgcaccaattcacattctCACCAATGAGGCATGAGACTTCCTGTCTCCCTACACCCCTGCTGACATTTGGAATTGTGTCTTTTCGCTTGTAGCCATCCATGTGGGGGTGGAGTGGTGGTAGTTTGTGAGGGGTCTGTGGAGGCCCCAGAGTTTAGGGGGAGCTGGCCCCACCTTTGCCTGCACTGTGACCTGACCTTGGTGTGTCACCTGGCAGCCCTGATGGTTAGTGGCATCCTCAGCAGTGTTATCAGCAGTCTCAGGCCCTCCCGGCCCTCGCAGATGTGTGGGGTCCTCTTGAGAATAGGCTGATGGCACCGTGGATGCCTTCCCGAGTGAGAGGATATGTGAGTGGTGCTCCAAGAACCCCTTCATCATAAAGTGGGTGTGGTATTGGGGACTGAAAGCTTCCCAGTCCTGTGCTGAGCAGTGTCACGGCAGAGTGTTCCTAGGGTCCTGCCTGGTTTCAGGACCAGATGAGGGATGAGGACAGAGGCCACCTGCTGCCCCTCACATGGTCCTTGCAGACCTGGCAGAATCCCTTCATGCCAAGGTGCATCTTCAGCCCAGCGTGTCCCCACACCAGTCCAGGAAGGTCCAGGTTGCACATAGAGGCAGAGGCCTGCTGATAGAGCAGGGGGGTTGGAGCCTTTGACCTCTGTAAAAAGATGAGTGATGATAGGTCCCCTGTAAAGAGGCCACAGGATCGGCCGCTGACCTCCCTGTTGGAGGGGCTCTCTCCGTTCCCACCCTGAGCCCTGCATTTCCTGGCTACTGGGGGTCGGGGGGTAGGGTGGGTGGAGCCTCTGTCCTGACCTGTTAACCTGGCCTCCTGTTTTCCCTGTGAACAAGTCCACCAGTTCAAAAAGAGACTAGACTGGAAGAGGAAAAATACATCCAGCTCTCCCTGCCATTGTGATGGCCTGGCTTTTCTACATAACAGCTGGGTGGCATGGAAAAGAGGGTTTCCATGGTAACCAATTACAGCTCATGATTGGTGGAAAATGGCAGAAATATCCTGCGTGTGAAGTTATGCCGGGCAGGCAGGCACAGGCTCAGGGGCTGCTGTTTTAATTTCCTGGGCCGATACTTCTCCAGGTAGAGGTGGCAAGTGGGTTTGTGTACAGCCGTTGTTCATTCAGCCTGGTGAGGCCGAATGTGACTGTGGTACCTTGGGGTGCCTGGAGAGGCCTGGGCATGCCTAGTGAGGTCTGCAGGTACCTGGGGGAGGCCTGAGGGTTCCTGGTCATACCTGGAGGGGCCTATTGGTGACTGGTGGGGTACGGTGAGATCTAGTGAGGTGGTGGTACTTGGTGGTGCCCGGTGAAGCCTAAGGTTACAAGACAAGGCCTAGTGGTAACCTGGTGGCACCTACTGAGGCCTGGTGGTACCAGCAGGGCCTGATTGTACCTGGTGTAGCCTGGTGAGACCTGCTGAGACCTGGGGGCTCCTGGTAGTACCTGGTGGGGTCTCGGGGTGCCTGATGGGATCTGGTGAGGCCTAGTGACACCTGGTAAGGTGCTGGCACTTGGTGGTACCCAGTGAAGACTGAGGTTACAAGATGAGGCATGGGAGTTCCTGGTGAAGCCTGGTGAAACCCAGTGATCCTTATAAGGCCTAGGGGTGTCTGTGAGGCTGAGGGTGCTCAGCGCTGCCTTGTGGTGCCTGGGGGTGGCCAGTGGTATCCTCCAAGCCAAGATCACACCTGCTGGAAGCAGTGTCTCACTTCCCTGGGGGCTGGGCTTGTGTCTAGATGCACAGACAGGTGGGAGAACCTGAGCTTCTAAACCTCAAAGGGAGCTGCCCTTGGTGTGCGCCTGAGGGACCCCTCGCTGACCTGAATCTCTGTGTGCGAGGCTGGCCTGGTCCCTGCACCGCCCTGGGCTGGCCATGCCGAGAAATTGCACACCGGCAGCCTCTTGATGCGGAAACATTAGCATAATGAGCAGTTCCTAATTTCTGCAGCCAAGCACTTTCTCGTTCTGATTAAAAAACCAAGGCCTTATTATTCTGGGATCTGTCTTTTTTGGCACTTAGCACTCATTAATacaagtttctttctttcaacacACGGATGTCGGGGGCACAGCACCTTCCTGGGTGTTGGCGAGCATAGGTCAGCCCTGGGCACGTGGACAGCCTCATACTCACTCAGGGGCTGAATTAGTCCCTTTTAAAGTCATATGACAGCCCGGCTAAGAAACGCTGTCCAACTCTGCTTCCACAGGCCTGGTTCCGAGCAGGGTTGGCAGCTCAGCTCACTGAACACGCTCGCCCACCCCTGCCCGCCACCATCCCTAAATTCTAGCTTTGTTTCAATTTTCAGATTTGACATTGGTGATGAGCTCTGATTTTGAAGGGTACCTGTCCCCAGCCCTCAATTATCTAACTAAGCAGGTGGGAGGACCTGGGGGCCGGGTTCCCCTACCTTGCATGTGGCCACATCCTGACCTGGCTCCATCCTGCCCAGGCCCAGCACATGCTCAGCCCTGTgtgccctccccagcctccccacgCTGAGGACGCAGGGGACAGGGTTTGCCAGGGCACCTACATGGGAGGTCAATGTCAGCAGAGCAAGCACTTGGTGGAGCTGGTGCCTTGACGAACTTTCCGCTTCCGGGCAGCACATCTTCTTCTGAGCGAGATCCAGAGGCAGCCACAAGTCAGCAGCTCTCCCTGTGCACACATCATGGCATTTGAGGCCACAAGCCTGCTTTCAAATAGACGCATCCGACTGAAATAGGAGGCTGAGGGGGTGGGGGTAGCAGGGAACAGGGCCCGGCTGGAGCAGCAGGTGTGGGACTCTATGCCCCATGGGAAGCCCCACAGGATGAAACCCCCCGTCCTTCCAGACGTCAGGACTGGCAGCTGTGAGCTTAGCGTCACTCACCCGCGAGTGGGGACTTCTGTGACCCAGAGCGACATGCCCCACAGGCTGAAACTCCCCGTCCCTCCAGACGTCAGGACTGGCAGCTGTGAGCTTAGCATCACTCACCCGCGAGTGGGGACTTCTGTGACCCAGAGCGATGTGCCTGGCTTGGACGCAGTGTGTGGACACATTGCTGGCTCTGCTGTCCCCTCCCTGGTTCCCTCTTTGTATCTCTGTTTTATTCTAGGTCAAAGCAAAGTGGGATGGAAGACCCCTGAGGTCATCATCTCTTTGGGGGCTTTGGGGACTCAGTGTCCCTCCTGTAAGTGGATTCTTTGACACCAGCTTGTCATCAGCTGGCCAAGTATGGGAGAGCTCCTGCGAGGAGAAGTGGGTCCTGACGAATGAGGTTGGGCCTGTCCTTCAGCGATGCTAACAGAGCGGACATGAGTTGGCCTTTGAAGGGGACTAACGAAGGGTTCCATTCCTCTTTGGAAGTTGGGATTAGCGCTTGTTACTAGGAGAGTGTTTCCTTGACCTGGAGTGGGGGTGGAGAGAGCCCCCCGGGTGGAGGCCCCCACTgaccctcttctctctttcccatgCAGTTCCATGTTCATCCGCTGGCCCGGCTGCTCCCTAGGAAGCCATGCTTGGATCCTTATAGCCATGTTTCAGCTTGCCCTGGATCTGCCCACGTGTGAGTCCCTGGGCCCGGGCCCCGAGTTCCGGCTACTGCCTCGGCCACCCCACCGGCCGCCTCGCTTGTGGAGTTTTAAGAGTGGACAGCCCGCCCGGATCCCTGCTCCTGTGTGGAGCCCCCGACCGCCCCGCGTGGAGCGCGGACACAGTCATGGACAGATGCCAAGTCCCCGGGCCCGACGGGCGCACAGACCCAGGGATCAGGAGGCCACTCTTGGGCCCAAAGGGGGGCTGGCCAAGCCCCCAGCTGCTGCCAAATCCAGCCCTTCCCTGggctcctcccccacctcctcctcctctgcaggGGCCAGCGGGGCCCCCACGGACCAGCAGGCCCTCCTGCGGCGGGGGAAGAGGCACCTACAGGGGCCTGCTTTCAACAGCTTTGACTTCCGGGGCAGCAGGCCCACTACGGAGACGGAGTTCATTGCCTGGGGGCCAACGGGGGAGGAGGAGGCCCTGGAATCCAACACATTCCCGGGCTTTTACGGCCCCACCACGGTCTCCATCTTCCAAACGCGGAAGACAACTGTggccaccgccaccaccaccgcCACAGCCACCACGGCCACTTCCGTGACACTGCAGACTCAAGGGGTCACCGAGCCCCTGGACCCCAGGAGTAGGATCCCAGTTGGGGTAAGCACAACGGAGCCTTCCACCAGTCCCAGCAGAGACAGTGGCCAAGACAGCCAGCCCCCGCGGGTTCTGGGGGAGACCTCAGGTACGCCCACCTCTTCTCTGGTTGGATTTGGGTTGTGGGGTGCTTTGGGAGGGTGTGGCTTACAATGCTGGGATTGCCTGTTTTCCAGCAGGAGCACCTAAAGCCATAGTACCTGAGGGTGAGATGGGGAACTTTGTGTCCATGAACTTGCACATGTCCATGTCCTGGCAAAGATGGGTTATGCTCTACGAGGAGTGGCCAGGCTCTTCTAGTGGATTAAGCGAGAAGGGAGAGGGTCTCTTCCTAGTAGTGACCTAGGGGTGGGCATGTACCCACCCTGCCTTTGTAGGGGGGTTCTGAGCCCCACCAGACATGGAGCAGCATCTTCTCAAATGCTAGAACTTAATCTCTGGGACCAGCCTTGGAGTCAGGTGTGAGCACATCTGCTGATGGAGGCAGAGTGTATGGCGTCTTCAGAAACTTTCCAGGGTGCAGCCCTCCAGAGGGGCAACTACCAGACCAACCCA
The sequence above is a segment of the Bos mutus isolate GX-2022 chromosome 16, NWIPB_WYAK_1.1, whole genome shotgun sequence genome. Coding sequences within it:
- the AJAP1 gene encoding adherens junction-associated protein 1, giving the protein MWIQQLLGLSSMFIRWPGCSLGSHAWILIAMFQLALDLPTCESLGPGPEFRLLPRPPHRPPRLWSFKSGQPARIPAPVWSPRPPRVERGHSHGQMPSPRARRAHRPRDQEATLGPKGGLAKPPAAAKSSPSLGSSPTSSSSAGASGAPTDQQALLRRGKRHLQGPAFNSFDFRGSRPTTETEFIAWGPTGEEEALESNTFPGFYGPTTVSIFQTRKTTVATATTTATATTATSVTLQTQGVTEPLDPRSRIPVGVSTTEPSTSPSRDSGQDSQPPRVLGETSGLAVHQIITITVSLIMVIAALITTLVLKNCCAQSGNPRRNSHQRKTNHQEESCQNLTDFTPARVPSSLDIFTAYNETLQCSHECVRASVPVYTDETLHPAGEYKSTFNGNRPSSSDRHLIPVAFVSEKWFEISC